In one bacterium genomic region, the following are encoded:
- a CDS encoding sigma-54 dependent transcriptional regulator gives MEINVLVVEDEKYQRERLQNLLSDEGYLVDTAPDGNKILKLLEKKTYHIVLLDMILPGLGGIEILTLIKQNHSSIQVIMLTAHGTIKTAIDAMKLGAYDYITKPYDLNELLSLIKRASEYVNTVYENNLLRSALDKYQSFPNIIWRSKAIDAVMNSVTQVAGSDSAVLIQGESGTGKELIAKAIHKSSLRKGKPFITTNCAAFQDTLLESELFGYEKGAFTGAGNLKYGLVEMVNGGTLFLDEVGDLSPAIQAKLLRFTESGEFRRVGGNSNIKVNVRLISATNKDIEGAGFRKDLLYRLNVFNIYIPPLRERKEDILLLAQHFLSTGESGKDKSLSSEASKVLLNYDWPGNVRELQNVIEQALIVSKDKLITPESLRIKTGSSKKSLSMTELEKEQIIKALREHNDNREQAANALGISERSLYRKIKEYNIS, from the coding sequence GTGGAAATAAACGTTCTTGTGGTAGAAGACGAAAAGTATCAACGTGAAAGGCTTCAAAACCTTTTAAGCGACGAAGGCTATTTGGTTGATACTGCGCCTGATGGAAATAAAATTTTGAAGCTGTTGGAAAAGAAAACTTATCATATTGTTCTTCTTGATATGATTTTACCGGGCTTAGGCGGCATAGAGATTTTGACGCTAATAAAGCAAAACCATTCTTCAATACAAGTCATAATGCTTACGGCTCACGGTACGATAAAAACTGCTATAGATGCAATGAAATTAGGCGCGTATGATTATATAACCAAACCTTACGATTTAAATGAGCTCTTATCTTTGATTAAAAGGGCTTCCGAGTATGTAAATACCGTATATGAGAACAATCTTCTTAGAAGCGCGTTGGATAAATACCAGTCGTTTCCTAATATTATATGGAGAAGTAAGGCAATAGATGCCGTGATGAATTCCGTAACTCAAGTTGCCGGGAGTGACTCTGCAGTTTTGATACAGGGGGAAAGCGGAACAGGAAAAGAGTTGATAGCTAAAGCAATTCACAAGAGTAGCCTTCGGAAAGGTAAGCCTTTTATAACTACCAATTGCGCAGCTTTCCAGGATACGCTTCTTGAGAGTGAGCTTTTTGGATATGAAAAGGGAGCATTTACAGGGGCGGGCAATTTGAAATATGGCCTGGTGGAAATGGTTAACGGCGGGACGTTATTCCTTGATGAAGTTGGAGACCTTAGTCCTGCCATCCAGGCAAAACTTTTGAGGTTTACCGAGAGCGGTGAGTTCAGGAGAGTTGGCGGGAACAGCAACATAAAAGTTAATGTAAGGTTAATTTCTGCGACTAACAAGGATATTGAAGGCGCAGGATTCAGAAAAGATTTGCTTTATCGTTTAAATGTATTTAACATATACATACCGCCTCTCAGGGAACGGAAGGAAGATATTTTACTTTTAGCCCAGCATTTTTTAAGTACCGGAGAGTCAGGAAAAGACAAATCATTAAGCAGTGAAGCATCCAAGGTTCTTCTGAATTATGACTGGCCCGGCAATGTGAGGGAACTTCAAAACGTAATTGAGCAGGCGTTAATTGTTTCCAAAGACAAATTAATTACTCCTGAAAGTTTGAGAATAAAGACAGGTTCATCTAAAAAATCTCTTTCTATGACTGAATTAGAGAAAGAACAAATAATAAAAGCCTTGCGTGAACACAACGACAACCGTGAACAAGCGGCAAATGCGCTCGGTATTTCCGAAAGAAGCTTATACCGAAAAATTAAAGAGTATAACATAAG